The Micromonospora sp. M71_S20 genome has a window encoding:
- a CDS encoding ABC transporter permease yields MSVAAPAPPSAPSTAAAPPPVSALDQFATFRAVLSRDLFVTGRELVGFLLQVFIQPLFMLLIFGKVLSDLGYASADFSNVLLPGVIALNAFLIGLENTALPMMMDFSFTREIEDRLLSPMAIPLVALEKIVFGGIRGLIAGVVLIPVGMLMLGVTWPWAVVLKVVGVLAIGALVGAAVGLAFGTLVPTQHIQIMFTVVMTPIMFTGATQFPLLGLDSLRWYQVICSLNPLTYISEGTRSLVGPPGVESLPLWLCMCVLAGVFVVFSMIGMRGFMRRAMD; encoded by the coding sequence GTGAGCGTCGCCGCCCCCGCCCCCCCGTCCGCGCCCTCGACGGCCGCGGCGCCGCCGCCGGTGAGCGCGCTGGACCAGTTCGCCACGTTCCGCGCGGTGCTCTCGCGGGACCTGTTCGTCACCGGCCGGGAGCTGGTCGGCTTCCTGCTCCAGGTCTTCATCCAGCCGCTGTTCATGCTGCTGATCTTCGGCAAGGTGCTCAGCGACCTGGGCTACGCCAGCGCCGACTTCTCCAACGTGCTGCTGCCCGGCGTCATCGCGCTGAACGCCTTCCTGATCGGGCTGGAGAACACCGCGCTGCCGATGATGATGGACTTCTCCTTCACCCGGGAGATCGAGGACCGCCTCCTGTCGCCCATGGCGATTCCGCTGGTGGCCCTGGAGAAGATCGTCTTCGGTGGCATCCGTGGCCTGATCGCCGGCGTGGTGCTGATCCCGGTCGGCATGCTCATGCTCGGTGTCACCTGGCCCTGGGCGGTCGTGCTCAAGGTGGTCGGGGTGTTGGCGATCGGCGCGCTGGTCGGCGCGGCGGTCGGCCTCGCCTTCGGCACGCTGGTGCCGACGCAGCACATCCAGATCATGTTCACCGTGGTGATGACCCCGATCATGTTCACCGGCGCGACCCAGTTCCCGCTGCTCGGCCTGGACTCGCTGCGCTGGTACCAGGTGATCTGCTCGCTGAACCCGCTGACCTACATCAGCGAGGGGACCCGGTCGCTCGTCGGTCCGCCGGGGGTCGAGTCGCTGCCGCTCTGGCTGTGCATGTGCGTCCTCGCCGGGGTCTTCGTGGTGTTCTCGATGATCGGCATGCGTGGCTTCATGCGCCGCGCCATGGACTAG
- a CDS encoding glycosyltransferase, translated as MTGNDRDRAVLVVAYNSAGMFNPLLSIVGELKARGVGNVWFASTEDRRGDVEGLRGPGEVSFVSLGPARPQSSPDTWDDATYRLLTTGDRAISFARYLDASTDYDHVQQLYRRCLEVIDEIRPVVAVVDSLASWAMDAAQTRQLPFVVSISLPPSNFLQEQLPSRYPAPFSGLPERMTPRQQAANVGFRNRLVRALMEPDRLRRSLAAVATRKAAGIRNPEMRPAGYVEAAEALMAYTVFGFEYPFATAPEKLRMLGPVVPRELPPADGDDELTRWLDEHPSVVYVGFGTIMRLTRRQVDAIVEIAERLGPEHAVLWKVPARQQHLLPPAERLPGNLRVEAWVPSQHRVLAHPHVRVFFNHGAANAIHEAVHFAVPQLVMPFWLDCPDGAVRAVDSGVALSVERADSLDVEDVLGKLERLLGEETFRARARLWSRRMRQAGGVTAAADLVLRHRDEAAARRGVGLAVG; from the coding sequence ATGACCGGAAACGACCGTGACCGGGCGGTACTCGTCGTCGCCTACAACAGCGCGGGGATGTTCAACCCGCTGCTCAGCATCGTCGGCGAGCTGAAGGCCCGGGGCGTCGGGAACGTCTGGTTCGCGTCGACCGAGGATCGCCGGGGGGACGTCGAAGGGCTGCGCGGGCCGGGCGAGGTCTCGTTCGTCTCGCTCGGCCCGGCCCGGCCGCAGTCGTCACCGGACACCTGGGACGACGCGACGTACCGGCTGCTGACCACCGGCGACCGGGCGATCAGCTTCGCCCGGTACCTCGACGCCAGCACCGACTACGACCACGTGCAGCAGCTCTACCGGCGCTGCCTCGAGGTCATCGACGAGATCCGGCCGGTGGTGGCCGTGGTGGACAGCCTGGCCAGCTGGGCGATGGACGCGGCGCAGACCCGGCAGCTGCCCTTCGTGGTCAGCATCTCGCTGCCGCCGTCCAACTTCCTCCAGGAGCAGCTGCCGTCGCGCTACCCCGCCCCGTTCTCGGGGCTGCCGGAGCGGATGACGCCCCGGCAGCAGGCGGCCAACGTCGGCTTCCGGAACCGGCTGGTGCGGGCGCTGATGGAGCCGGACCGGCTGCGGCGCAGCCTCGCCGCCGTGGCCACCCGGAAGGCGGCCGGCATCCGCAACCCGGAGATGCGCCCGGCGGGCTACGTGGAGGCCGCCGAGGCGCTCATGGCGTACACGGTCTTCGGCTTCGAGTACCCGTTCGCGACCGCCCCGGAGAAGCTGCGGATGCTGGGTCCCGTCGTGCCCCGGGAGCTGCCGCCGGCCGACGGCGACGACGAGCTGACCCGATGGCTCGACGAGCACCCCTCGGTGGTCTACGTCGGGTTCGGCACCATCATGCGACTGACGCGGCGCCAGGTGGACGCGATCGTCGAGATCGCCGAGCGGCTCGGGCCCGAGCACGCCGTGCTGTGGAAGGTGCCCGCGCGCCAGCAGCACCTCCTGCCGCCGGCGGAGCGGCTGCCGGGCAACCTGCGGGTGGAGGCGTGGGTGCCGTCGCAGCACCGGGTGCTGGCCCACCCGCACGTGCGGGTCTTCTTCAACCACGGCGCCGCCAACGCCATCCACGAGGCCGTCCACTTCGCCGTACCGCAGCTGGTGATGCCCTTCTGGCTGGACTGCCCCGACGGGGCGGTGCGCGCGGTCGACAGCGGGGTGGCGCTGTCCGTCGAGCGCGCCGACTCGCTGGACGTCGAGGACGTCCTCGGCAAGCTGGAGCGGCTGCTGGGCGAGGAGACGTTCCGGGCGCGGGCGCGGCTGTGGAGCCGGCGCATGCGGCAGGCCGGCGGGGTCACCGCCGCCGCCGACCTCGTGCTGCGGCACCGCGACGAGGCGGCGGCCCGTCGTGGCGTCGGGCTGGCCGTCGGCTGA
- a CDS encoding LuxR family transcriptional regulator, with translation MQQEEQTTRLRRAFRACEDQQRGHVALVTGAVGSGKTSLLESFSEWAAGAGGQVMSAAGSRAERGLHLGVIGQLFHSARLTPEAAARVEKLMRDGTFAVPLPEPGGEAAEGDRAWAPLLHGLFAALLDLTAAGPLVLAVDDVHHADPASLHCLLYVTRRLRHARIMVVLAEASTLRPPHPLFRAELLSQPHFSRIGLPPLTVDAVARLVGGEADNADARRTAERCVRMTGGNPLLTRALLEERASGETSDEYGPSVGDAFDQAVLGCLYRHEPGVRRVAQALAVLNRPATTELLGHLLDVVPESTAPAVRVLRTSGLMEADQLRHPRIVRSILGDMSADERRSLHQRAAEVLHDHGAEPSVVAEHLVAAGAASAPWMVPVLQDAAGHALASGRPDVAAACLRLVSRAPVDAQQRTATTEMLVNARWQINPLTVNGQLTELVETARAAGWSTDAGLSAVPYLLWQGRVDEATEAVSAFASDEEHGSVGAAGRLRMMQLLVSLSHPDHLATVRETPSTWSRAANAPTTISPLLQAVTVLGTALTPAADNDTVATAEQLLQRHHTDDGALGLLTAPLLALLWAGRSDRAAVWGDVLLGRPAAQHAPVWRAVIRAVRAEAALRVGDLPGAEHHARAALEDMPAPAWGVAVAGPLATLVACATESGRFSEAERWLAHPVPPGMFRTPLGLHYLAARARHHLAVRRPHAATTDLRRCGELMRAWGIDAAGLVPWRLELARVQLSVGNKTQATQLLQEQLRVPHGVDDRTRGRTLRLLATTAAQDHRRKLLSEAVNLLQSSGDRLELVRALGDTGQTLQRAGDSARARLLVRRAYQLAQDCGASVLAQRLIRREPGSGLPAYPAAAELQEPDDGLSDAERRVAALAAQGHTNRQISSKLFITVSTVEQHLTRVYRKLDVKRRTDLPSRLVAYAEALADETQGAAS, from the coding sequence GTGCAGCAAGAGGAACAGACCACCCGCCTCCGGCGCGCATTCCGAGCTTGTGAGGACCAGCAGCGCGGCCACGTCGCGCTGGTCACCGGCGCCGTGGGCAGCGGCAAGACGAGCCTGCTGGAGTCGTTCAGCGAGTGGGCGGCGGGCGCCGGCGGGCAGGTGATGAGCGCCGCGGGCTCCCGGGCCGAGCGCGGGCTCCACCTGGGAGTGATCGGGCAGCTCTTCCACAGTGCACGGCTGACGCCGGAGGCGGCGGCCCGGGTCGAGAAGCTGATGCGGGACGGCACCTTCGCCGTACCGCTGCCCGAGCCCGGCGGTGAGGCGGCCGAGGGCGACCGGGCCTGGGCGCCGCTGCTGCACGGTCTCTTCGCCGCCCTGCTCGACCTGACCGCCGCCGGGCCCCTGGTCCTCGCCGTCGACGACGTGCACCACGCGGACCCCGCCTCGCTGCACTGCCTTCTCTACGTGACCCGCCGGCTGCGCCACGCCCGGATCATGGTCGTGCTCGCGGAGGCCTCGACGCTGCGCCCGCCGCACCCCCTGTTCCGGGCCGAGCTGCTCAGCCAGCCGCACTTCTCCCGGATCGGCCTGCCACCGCTGACCGTCGACGCCGTCGCCCGGCTGGTCGGCGGCGAAGCCGACAACGCCGACGCCCGCAGGACGGCGGAACGCTGCGTACGCATGACCGGTGGCAATCCGCTGCTCACCCGGGCGCTGCTCGAGGAGCGGGCCAGCGGGGAGACGAGCGACGAGTACGGCCCGTCGGTCGGCGACGCGTTCGACCAGGCCGTGCTCGGTTGCCTCTACCGGCACGAGCCGGGGGTGCGCCGGGTGGCCCAGGCGCTGGCGGTGCTCAACCGGCCCGCGACGACCGAACTGCTCGGCCACCTTCTCGACGTGGTGCCCGAGTCGACGGCCCCGGCGGTACGCGTGCTGCGTACCTCGGGCCTGATGGAGGCCGACCAGCTGCGCCACCCGCGCATCGTGCGCTCGATCCTGGGCGACATGTCGGCCGACGAACGGCGCAGCCTGCACCAGCGGGCCGCCGAGGTGCTGCACGACCACGGCGCCGAGCCGAGCGTGGTCGCCGAGCACCTGGTGGCCGCCGGCGCGGCGAGCGCGCCCTGGATGGTGCCGGTGCTCCAGGACGCCGCCGGCCACGCGCTGGCGTCGGGCCGGCCCGACGTGGCCGCCGCCTGCCTGCGCCTGGTCTCCCGCGCCCCGGTGGACGCGCAGCAGCGGACCGCCACCACCGAGATGCTGGTGAACGCCCGCTGGCAGATCAACCCGCTGACCGTGAACGGGCAGCTGACCGAGCTGGTGGAGACGGCGCGGGCCGCCGGTTGGTCCACCGACGCGGGCCTGTCCGCCGTGCCCTACCTGCTCTGGCAGGGCCGGGTGGACGAGGCCACCGAGGCGGTCAGCGCCTTCGCGTCGGACGAGGAGCACGGCTCGGTCGGCGCGGCCGGTCGCCTGCGGATGATGCAGCTGCTGGTCTCCCTCTCCCACCCGGACCACCTGGCCACCGTGCGGGAGACCCCGAGCACCTGGAGCCGGGCGGCGAACGCGCCGACCACGATCAGCCCGCTGCTCCAGGCGGTGACGGTGCTCGGCACCGCGCTGACGCCGGCTGCGGACAACGACACGGTGGCCACCGCCGAACAGCTTCTCCAGCGCCACCACACCGACGACGGCGCGCTGGGTCTGCTGACCGCTCCCCTGCTGGCGCTGCTCTGGGCGGGCCGGTCCGACCGGGCCGCGGTCTGGGGCGACGTGCTGCTCGGCCGGCCGGCCGCCCAGCACGCCCCGGTGTGGCGGGCCGTCATCCGGGCGGTCCGGGCGGAGGCGGCGTTGCGCGTCGGCGACCTGCCCGGCGCGGAGCACCACGCGCGGGCGGCCCTGGAGGACATGCCCGCCCCCGCGTGGGGGGTGGCGGTCGCCGGCCCGCTGGCCACGTTGGTCGCCTGCGCGACCGAGTCGGGCCGGTTCTCGGAGGCCGAACGGTGGCTCGCCCACCCCGTCCCGCCCGGCATGTTCCGCACGCCGCTGGGCCTGCACTACCTGGCCGCCCGGGCCCGGCACCACCTGGCCGTGCGCCGGCCGCACGCCGCCACCACGGACCTGCGACGCTGCGGCGAGCTGATGCGCGCCTGGGGCATCGACGCGGCCGGGCTGGTGCCGTGGCGGCTGGAGCTGGCCCGGGTGCAGCTCAGCGTCGGCAACAAGACGCAGGCCACCCAGCTGCTCCAGGAGCAGCTGCGGGTGCCGCACGGGGTCGACGACCGCACCCGGGGTCGCACGCTCCGGCTGCTCGCCACCACCGCCGCCCAGGACCACCGGCGCAAGCTGCTCTCCGAGGCGGTCAACCTGCTGCAGTCCAGTGGCGACCGGCTGGAACTCGTCCGGGCTCTCGGCGACACCGGTCAGACACTCCAACGCGCCGGGGACTCCGCCCGCGCCCGACTGCTCGTCCGCCGGGCCTACCAGCTCGCCCAGGACTGCGGGGCGTCGGTGCTGGCCCAGCGGCTGATCCGCCGGGAGCCGGGCAGCGGGCTGCCGGCGTATCCGGCCGCCGCCGAGTTGCAGGAGCCGGACGACGGGCTGAGCGACGCCGAACGGCGGGTCGCCGCGCTGGCCGCCCAGGGGCACACCAACCGGCAGATCTCCAGCAAGCTCTTCATCACGGTGAGCACTGTGGAGCAGCACCTGACCCGGGTCTACCGCAAGCTGGACGTCAAGCGGCGCACGGACCTGCCGTCCCGGCTCGTCGCGTACGCGGAGGCGCTGGCTGACGAGACCCAGGGCGCCGCGTCCTGA